In one window of Capra hircus breed San Clemente chromosome 28, ASM170441v1, whole genome shotgun sequence DNA:
- the NDST2 gene encoding bifunctional heparan sulfate N-deacetylase/N-sulfotransferase 2 isoform X1 yields MLKLWKVVRPARQLELHRLILLLIAFSLGSMGFLAYYVSTSPKAKEPLPLPLGDCSSGAAGGPGPVRPPVPPRPPRPPETARTEPVVLVFVESAYSQLGQEIVAILESSRFRYSTELAPGRGDMPTLTDHTRGRYVLVIYENLLKYVNLDAWSRELLDRYCVEYGVGIIGFFRAHEHSLLSAQLKGFPLFLHSNLGLRDYQVNPTAPLLHLTRPSRLEPGPLPGDDWTIFQSNHSTYEPVLLASLRLAEPPVPGPVPRRARLPTVVQDLGLHDGIQRVLFGHGLSFWLHKLVFVDAVAYLTGKRLCLDLDRYILVDIDDIFVGKEGTRMKVADVEALLTTQNKLRTLVPNFTFNLGFSGKFYHTGTEEEDAGDDMLLKHRQEFWWFPHMWSHMQPHLFHNRSVLADQMRLNKQFALEHGIPTDLGYAVAPHHSGVYPIHTQLYEAWKSVWGIQVTSTEEYPHLRPARYRRGFIHNGIMVLPRQTCGLFTHTIFYNEYPGGSRELDRSIRGGELFLTVLLNPISIFMTHLSNYGNDRLGLYTFESLVRFLQCWTRLRLQTLPPVPLARKYFDLFPQERSPLWQNPCDDKRHKDIWSKEKTCDRLPKFLIVGPQKTGTTAIHFFLSLHPAVTSSFPSPSTFEEIQFFNGPNYHKGIDWYMDFFPVPSNASTDFLFEKSATYFDSEVVPRRGAALLPRAKIITVLTNPADRAYSWYQHQRAHGDPVALNYTFYQVISASSQAPPALRSLQNRCLVPGYYSTHLQRWLTYYPSGQLLIVDGQELRTNPAASMESIQKFLGITPFLNYTRTLRFDEDKGFWCQGLEGGKTRCLGKSKGRKYPDMDAESRLFLMDFFRNHNLELSKLLSRLGQPVPSWLREELQHSSSG; encoded by the exons ATGCTCAAGCTGTGGAAGGTGGTACGCCCAGCTCGGCAGCTGGAACTGCACCGCCTCATACTGCTGCTGATTGCTTTCAGTCTGGGCTCCATGGGCTTCTTGGCTTACTACGTATCCACCAGCCCCAAGGCCAAGGAACCATTGCCCCTCCCCTTGGGAGACTGCAGCAGTGGTGCGGCAGGTGGTCCTGGCCCCGTAAGGCCTCCAGTCCCTCCCCGGCCCCCCAGGCCTCCAGAGACAGCGCGAACTGAACCTGTGGTCCTTGTGTTTGTGGAGAGTGCATACTCGCAGCTGGGGCAGGAGATTGTGGCCATCTTGGAGTCTAGCCGTTTTCGTTACAGCACTGAGCTGGCACCTGGCCGAGGGGACATGCCCACACTGACTGATCATACCCGTGGCCGGTATGTCTTGGTTATTTATGAGAACCTGCTCAAGTATGTCAACCTGGATGCCTGGAGTCGGGAACTGCTAGACCGGTACTGTGTGGAGTATGGTGTGGGCATCATTGGCTTTTTCCGAGCCCATGAGCATAGCCTACTGAGTGCCCAGCTCAAGGGCTTTCCCCTTTTTCTCCATTCAAACTTGGGGCTTCGGGACTACCAAGTGAATCCTACAGCTCCACTCCTGCATCTCACACGTCCCAGCCGCCTGGAGCCTGGGCCACTGCCCGGTGATGACTGGACCATCTTCCAATCCAACCACAGCACTTATGAACCAGTGCTTCTCGCCAGCCTTCGGCTGGCTGAGCCCCCTGTGCCAGGACCAGTGCCTCGTCGGGCCCGGCTTCCCACTGTGGTGCAGGACCTGGGGCTTCACGACGGCATCCAGCGGGTGCTCTTCGGTCACGGCCTCTCCTTCTGGCTCCACAAACTAGTTTTCGTCGATGCCGTTGCATACCTCACTGGCAAGCGCCTCTGCTTGGACCTTGACCGTTACATCTTGGTAGACATCGATGACATCTTTGTGGGCAAGGAAGGTACCCGCATGAAGGTGGCTGATGTTGAG GCCCTGTTGACCACCCAGAACAAACTCAGGACCTTAGTCCCCAACTTCACCTTCAACTTGGGCTTCTCGGGCAAGTTCTATCATACTG GGACAGAGGAGGAGGATGCTGGGGACGACATGCTGCTGAAGCACCGCCAAGAATTCTGGTGGTTCCCCCACATGTGGAGCCACATGCAGCCACATCTGTTCCACAATCGCTCCGTGCTGGCTGACCAGATGAGGCTCAACAAACAGTTTGCTCTG GAGCATGGGATTCCCACGGATCTGGGGTATGCTGTGGCCCCCCACCACTCCGGCGTGTACCCCATCCACACACAGCTCTATGAAGCCTGGAAATCTGTGTGGGGCATCCAGGTGACCAGCACTGAGGAGTACCCCCATCTCCGCCCTGCCCGCTACCGCCGTGGCTTCATTCACAATGGCATTATG gtgCTGCCGCGGCAGACGTGTGGTCTCTTCACTCACACAATCTTCTATAATGAGTATCCAGGAGGCTCTCGTGAACTCGACCGGAGCATCCGAGGTGGAGAACTCTTTCTGACAGTGCTGCTTAATCCG ATCAGCATCTTTATGACTCATCTGTCTAATTATGGAAACGATCGGCTGGGCCTGTATACCTTTGAGAGCCTGGTGCGCTTTCTCCAGTGCTGGACGAGGCTGCGCCTACAGACCCTTCCTCCTGTCCCTCTCGCACGAAAGTACTTTGACCTCTTCCCTCAAGAGCGAAGCCCCCTTTGGCAG AATCCCTGTGACGACAAGAGGCACAAAGACATCTGGTCCAAGGAGAAAACCTGTGATCGGCTGCCCAAGTTCCTCATCGTGGGACCTCAGAAGACGG GGACCACAGCTATTCACTTCTTCCTGAGCCTGCACCCAGCTGTGACTAGCAGTTTTCCTAGCCCCAGCACCTTTGAGGAGATTCAGTTCTTCAATGGCCCTAATTACCACAAGGGCATTGACTG GTACATGGATTTCTTCCCTGTCCCTTCCAATGCCAGCACTGATTTCCTATTTGAGAAAAGTGCCACGTACTTTGACTCAGAGGTTGTACCACGGCGGGGAGCTGCCCTCCTGCCACGAGCCAAGATCATCACTGTGCTCACCAACCCTGCTGACAGGGCATACTCCTGGTACCAG CATCAGCGAGCACATGGAGACCCAGTTGCTTTGAACTATACCTTCTACCAGGTGATTTCAGCCTCCTCCCAGGCCCCTCCAGCACTTCGTTCCCTACAAAACCGTTGTCTTGTCCCTGGCTACTATTCCACTCATCTACAACGCTGGCTGACTTACTACCCCTCTGGACAG TTGCTGATTGTGGATGGGCAAGAGCTGCGTACCAACCCAGCTGCCTCAATGGAGAGCATCCAGAAGTTCCTGGGTATCACACCCTTTCTGAACTACACACGGACCCTCAG GTTTGATGAAGATAAGGGATTCTGGTGCCAGGGACTTGAAGGTGGCAAGACTCGTTGTCTAGGCAAGAGCAAAGGCCGGAAGTACCCAGATATGGACGCTGAG TcccgccttttccttatggatttTTTCCGGAACCACAATTTGGAGCTGTCAAAGCTGCTGAGCCGGCTTGGACAGCCAGTGCCCTCATGGCTTCGAGAAGAACTACAACATTCCAGTTCGGGCTGA
- the NDST2 gene encoding bifunctional heparan sulfate N-deacetylase/N-sulfotransferase 2 isoform X2, translating to MLKLWKVVRPARQLELHRLILLLIAFSLGSMGFLAYYVSTSPKAKEPLPLPLGDCSSGAAGGPGPVRPPVPPRPPRPPETARTEPVVLVFVESAYSQLGQEIVAILESSRFRYSTELAPGRGDMPTLTDHTRGRYVLVIYENLLKYVNLDAWSRELLDRYCVEYGVGIIGFFRAHEHSLLSAQLKGFPLFLHSNLGLRDYQVNPTAPLLHLTRPSRLEPGPLPGDDWTIFQSNHSTYEPVLLASLRLAEPPVPGPVPRRARLPTVVQDLGLHDGIQRVLFGHGLSFWLHKLVFVDAVAYLTGKRLCLDLDRYILVDIDDIFVGKEGTRMKVADVEALLTTQNKLRTLVPNFTFNLGFSGKFYHTGTEEEDAGDDMLLKHRQEFWWFPHMWSHMQPHLFHNRSVLADQMRLNKQFALLYEAWKSVWGIQVTSTEEYPHLRPARYRRGFIHNGIMVLPRQTCGLFTHTIFYNEYPGGSRELDRSIRGGELFLTVLLNPISIFMTHLSNYGNDRLGLYTFESLVRFLQCWTRLRLQTLPPVPLARKYFDLFPQERSPLWQNPCDDKRHKDIWSKEKTCDRLPKFLIVGPQKTGTTAIHFFLSLHPAVTSSFPSPSTFEEIQFFNGPNYHKGIDWYMDFFPVPSNASTDFLFEKSATYFDSEVVPRRGAALLPRAKIITVLTNPADRAYSWYQHQRAHGDPVALNYTFYQVISASSQAPPALRSLQNRCLVPGYYSTHLQRWLTYYPSGQLLIVDGQELRTNPAASMESIQKFLGITPFLNYTRTLRFDEDKGFWCQGLEGGKTRCLGKSKGRKYPDMDAESRLFLMDFFRNHNLELSKLLSRLGQPVPSWLREELQHSSSG from the exons ATGCTCAAGCTGTGGAAGGTGGTACGCCCAGCTCGGCAGCTGGAACTGCACCGCCTCATACTGCTGCTGATTGCTTTCAGTCTGGGCTCCATGGGCTTCTTGGCTTACTACGTATCCACCAGCCCCAAGGCCAAGGAACCATTGCCCCTCCCCTTGGGAGACTGCAGCAGTGGTGCGGCAGGTGGTCCTGGCCCCGTAAGGCCTCCAGTCCCTCCCCGGCCCCCCAGGCCTCCAGAGACAGCGCGAACTGAACCTGTGGTCCTTGTGTTTGTGGAGAGTGCATACTCGCAGCTGGGGCAGGAGATTGTGGCCATCTTGGAGTCTAGCCGTTTTCGTTACAGCACTGAGCTGGCACCTGGCCGAGGGGACATGCCCACACTGACTGATCATACCCGTGGCCGGTATGTCTTGGTTATTTATGAGAACCTGCTCAAGTATGTCAACCTGGATGCCTGGAGTCGGGAACTGCTAGACCGGTACTGTGTGGAGTATGGTGTGGGCATCATTGGCTTTTTCCGAGCCCATGAGCATAGCCTACTGAGTGCCCAGCTCAAGGGCTTTCCCCTTTTTCTCCATTCAAACTTGGGGCTTCGGGACTACCAAGTGAATCCTACAGCTCCACTCCTGCATCTCACACGTCCCAGCCGCCTGGAGCCTGGGCCACTGCCCGGTGATGACTGGACCATCTTCCAATCCAACCACAGCACTTATGAACCAGTGCTTCTCGCCAGCCTTCGGCTGGCTGAGCCCCCTGTGCCAGGACCAGTGCCTCGTCGGGCCCGGCTTCCCACTGTGGTGCAGGACCTGGGGCTTCACGACGGCATCCAGCGGGTGCTCTTCGGTCACGGCCTCTCCTTCTGGCTCCACAAACTAGTTTTCGTCGATGCCGTTGCATACCTCACTGGCAAGCGCCTCTGCTTGGACCTTGACCGTTACATCTTGGTAGACATCGATGACATCTTTGTGGGCAAGGAAGGTACCCGCATGAAGGTGGCTGATGTTGAG GCCCTGTTGACCACCCAGAACAAACTCAGGACCTTAGTCCCCAACTTCACCTTCAACTTGGGCTTCTCGGGCAAGTTCTATCATACTG GGACAGAGGAGGAGGATGCTGGGGACGACATGCTGCTGAAGCACCGCCAAGAATTCTGGTGGTTCCCCCACATGTGGAGCCACATGCAGCCACATCTGTTCCACAATCGCTCCGTGCTGGCTGACCAGATGAGGCTCAACAAACAGTTTGCTCTG CTCTATGAAGCCTGGAAATCTGTGTGGGGCATCCAGGTGACCAGCACTGAGGAGTACCCCCATCTCCGCCCTGCCCGCTACCGCCGTGGCTTCATTCACAATGGCATTATG gtgCTGCCGCGGCAGACGTGTGGTCTCTTCACTCACACAATCTTCTATAATGAGTATCCAGGAGGCTCTCGTGAACTCGACCGGAGCATCCGAGGTGGAGAACTCTTTCTGACAGTGCTGCTTAATCCG ATCAGCATCTTTATGACTCATCTGTCTAATTATGGAAACGATCGGCTGGGCCTGTATACCTTTGAGAGCCTGGTGCGCTTTCTCCAGTGCTGGACGAGGCTGCGCCTACAGACCCTTCCTCCTGTCCCTCTCGCACGAAAGTACTTTGACCTCTTCCCTCAAGAGCGAAGCCCCCTTTGGCAG AATCCCTGTGACGACAAGAGGCACAAAGACATCTGGTCCAAGGAGAAAACCTGTGATCGGCTGCCCAAGTTCCTCATCGTGGGACCTCAGAAGACGG GGACCACAGCTATTCACTTCTTCCTGAGCCTGCACCCAGCTGTGACTAGCAGTTTTCCTAGCCCCAGCACCTTTGAGGAGATTCAGTTCTTCAATGGCCCTAATTACCACAAGGGCATTGACTG GTACATGGATTTCTTCCCTGTCCCTTCCAATGCCAGCACTGATTTCCTATTTGAGAAAAGTGCCACGTACTTTGACTCAGAGGTTGTACCACGGCGGGGAGCTGCCCTCCTGCCACGAGCCAAGATCATCACTGTGCTCACCAACCCTGCTGACAGGGCATACTCCTGGTACCAG CATCAGCGAGCACATGGAGACCCAGTTGCTTTGAACTATACCTTCTACCAGGTGATTTCAGCCTCCTCCCAGGCCCCTCCAGCACTTCGTTCCCTACAAAACCGTTGTCTTGTCCCTGGCTACTATTCCACTCATCTACAACGCTGGCTGACTTACTACCCCTCTGGACAG TTGCTGATTGTGGATGGGCAAGAGCTGCGTACCAACCCAGCTGCCTCAATGGAGAGCATCCAGAAGTTCCTGGGTATCACACCCTTTCTGAACTACACACGGACCCTCAG GTTTGATGAAGATAAGGGATTCTGGTGCCAGGGACTTGAAGGTGGCAAGACTCGTTGTCTAGGCAAGAGCAAAGGCCGGAAGTACCCAGATATGGACGCTGAG TcccgccttttccttatggatttTTTCCGGAACCACAATTTGGAGCTGTCAAAGCTGCTGAGCCGGCTTGGACAGCCAGTGCCCTCATGGCTTCGAGAAGAACTACAACATTCCAGTTCGGGCTGA
- the NDST2 gene encoding bifunctional heparan sulfate N-deacetylase/N-sulfotransferase 2 isoform X3, giving the protein MLKLWKVVRPARQLELHRLILLLIAFSLGSMGFLAYYVSTSPKAKEPLPLPLGDCSSGAAGGPGPVRPPVPPRPPRPPETARTEPVVLVFVESAYSQLGQEIVAILESSRFRYSTELAPGRGDMPTLTDHTRGRYVLVIYENLLKYVNLDAWSRELLDRYCVEYGVGIIGFFRAHEHSLLSAQLKGFPLFLHSNLGLRDYQVNPTAPLLHLTRPSRLEPGPLPGDDWTIFQSNHSTYEPVLLASLRLAEPPVPGPVPRRARLPTVVQDLGLHDGIQRVLFGHGLSFWLHKLVFVDAVAYLTGKRLCLDLDRYILVDIDDIFVGKEGTRMKVADVEALLTTQNKLRTLVPNFTFNLGFSGKFYHTGTEEEDAGDDMLLKHRQEFWWFPHMWSHMQPHLFHNRSVLADQMRLNKQFALVLPRQTCGLFTHTIFYNEYPGGSRELDRSIRGGELFLTVLLNPISIFMTHLSNYGNDRLGLYTFESLVRFLQCWTRLRLQTLPPVPLARKYFDLFPQERSPLWQNPCDDKRHKDIWSKEKTCDRLPKFLIVGPQKTGTTAIHFFLSLHPAVTSSFPSPSTFEEIQFFNGPNYHKGIDWYMDFFPVPSNASTDFLFEKSATYFDSEVVPRRGAALLPRAKIITVLTNPADRAYSWYQHQRAHGDPVALNYTFYQVISASSQAPPALRSLQNRCLVPGYYSTHLQRWLTYYPSGQLLIVDGQELRTNPAASMESIQKFLGITPFLNYTRTLRFDEDKGFWCQGLEGGKTRCLGKSKGRKYPDMDAESRLFLMDFFRNHNLELSKLLSRLGQPVPSWLREELQHSSSG; this is encoded by the exons ATGCTCAAGCTGTGGAAGGTGGTACGCCCAGCTCGGCAGCTGGAACTGCACCGCCTCATACTGCTGCTGATTGCTTTCAGTCTGGGCTCCATGGGCTTCTTGGCTTACTACGTATCCACCAGCCCCAAGGCCAAGGAACCATTGCCCCTCCCCTTGGGAGACTGCAGCAGTGGTGCGGCAGGTGGTCCTGGCCCCGTAAGGCCTCCAGTCCCTCCCCGGCCCCCCAGGCCTCCAGAGACAGCGCGAACTGAACCTGTGGTCCTTGTGTTTGTGGAGAGTGCATACTCGCAGCTGGGGCAGGAGATTGTGGCCATCTTGGAGTCTAGCCGTTTTCGTTACAGCACTGAGCTGGCACCTGGCCGAGGGGACATGCCCACACTGACTGATCATACCCGTGGCCGGTATGTCTTGGTTATTTATGAGAACCTGCTCAAGTATGTCAACCTGGATGCCTGGAGTCGGGAACTGCTAGACCGGTACTGTGTGGAGTATGGTGTGGGCATCATTGGCTTTTTCCGAGCCCATGAGCATAGCCTACTGAGTGCCCAGCTCAAGGGCTTTCCCCTTTTTCTCCATTCAAACTTGGGGCTTCGGGACTACCAAGTGAATCCTACAGCTCCACTCCTGCATCTCACACGTCCCAGCCGCCTGGAGCCTGGGCCACTGCCCGGTGATGACTGGACCATCTTCCAATCCAACCACAGCACTTATGAACCAGTGCTTCTCGCCAGCCTTCGGCTGGCTGAGCCCCCTGTGCCAGGACCAGTGCCTCGTCGGGCCCGGCTTCCCACTGTGGTGCAGGACCTGGGGCTTCACGACGGCATCCAGCGGGTGCTCTTCGGTCACGGCCTCTCCTTCTGGCTCCACAAACTAGTTTTCGTCGATGCCGTTGCATACCTCACTGGCAAGCGCCTCTGCTTGGACCTTGACCGTTACATCTTGGTAGACATCGATGACATCTTTGTGGGCAAGGAAGGTACCCGCATGAAGGTGGCTGATGTTGAG GCCCTGTTGACCACCCAGAACAAACTCAGGACCTTAGTCCCCAACTTCACCTTCAACTTGGGCTTCTCGGGCAAGTTCTATCATACTG GGACAGAGGAGGAGGATGCTGGGGACGACATGCTGCTGAAGCACCGCCAAGAATTCTGGTGGTTCCCCCACATGTGGAGCCACATGCAGCCACATCTGTTCCACAATCGCTCCGTGCTGGCTGACCAGATGAGGCTCAACAAACAGTTTGCTCTG gtgCTGCCGCGGCAGACGTGTGGTCTCTTCACTCACACAATCTTCTATAATGAGTATCCAGGAGGCTCTCGTGAACTCGACCGGAGCATCCGAGGTGGAGAACTCTTTCTGACAGTGCTGCTTAATCCG ATCAGCATCTTTATGACTCATCTGTCTAATTATGGAAACGATCGGCTGGGCCTGTATACCTTTGAGAGCCTGGTGCGCTTTCTCCAGTGCTGGACGAGGCTGCGCCTACAGACCCTTCCTCCTGTCCCTCTCGCACGAAAGTACTTTGACCTCTTCCCTCAAGAGCGAAGCCCCCTTTGGCAG AATCCCTGTGACGACAAGAGGCACAAAGACATCTGGTCCAAGGAGAAAACCTGTGATCGGCTGCCCAAGTTCCTCATCGTGGGACCTCAGAAGACGG GGACCACAGCTATTCACTTCTTCCTGAGCCTGCACCCAGCTGTGACTAGCAGTTTTCCTAGCCCCAGCACCTTTGAGGAGATTCAGTTCTTCAATGGCCCTAATTACCACAAGGGCATTGACTG GTACATGGATTTCTTCCCTGTCCCTTCCAATGCCAGCACTGATTTCCTATTTGAGAAAAGTGCCACGTACTTTGACTCAGAGGTTGTACCACGGCGGGGAGCTGCCCTCCTGCCACGAGCCAAGATCATCACTGTGCTCACCAACCCTGCTGACAGGGCATACTCCTGGTACCAG CATCAGCGAGCACATGGAGACCCAGTTGCTTTGAACTATACCTTCTACCAGGTGATTTCAGCCTCCTCCCAGGCCCCTCCAGCACTTCGTTCCCTACAAAACCGTTGTCTTGTCCCTGGCTACTATTCCACTCATCTACAACGCTGGCTGACTTACTACCCCTCTGGACAG TTGCTGATTGTGGATGGGCAAGAGCTGCGTACCAACCCAGCTGCCTCAATGGAGAGCATCCAGAAGTTCCTGGGTATCACACCCTTTCTGAACTACACACGGACCCTCAG GTTTGATGAAGATAAGGGATTCTGGTGCCAGGGACTTGAAGGTGGCAAGACTCGTTGTCTAGGCAAGAGCAAAGGCCGGAAGTACCCAGATATGGACGCTGAG TcccgccttttccttatggatttTTTCCGGAACCACAATTTGGAGCTGTCAAAGCTGCTGAGCCGGCTTGGACAGCCAGTGCCCTCATGGCTTCGAGAAGAACTACAACATTCCAGTTCGGGCTGA
- the NDST2 gene encoding bifunctional heparan sulfate N-deacetylase/N-sulfotransferase 2 isoform X4 gives MLKLWKVVRPARQLELHRLILLLIAFSLGSMGFLAYYVSTSPKAKEPLPLPLGDCSSGAAGGPGPVRPPVPPRPPRPPETARTEPVVLVFVESAYSQLGQEIVAILESSRFRYSTELAPGRGDMPTLTDHTRGRYVLVIYENLLKYVNLDAWSRELLDRYCVEYGVGIIGFFRAHEHSLLSAQLKGFPLFLHSNLGLRDYQVNPTAPLLHLTRPSRLEPGPLPGDDWTIFQSNHSTYEPVLLASLRLAEPPVPGPVPRRARLPTVVQDLGLHDGIQRVLFGHGLSFWLHKLVFVDAVAYLTGKRLCLDLDRYILVDIDDIFVGKEGTRMKVADVEALLTTQNKLRTLVPNFTFNLGFSGKFYHTGTEEEDAGDDMLLKHRQEFWWFPHMWSHMQPHLFHNRSVLADQMRLNKQFALEHGIPTDLGYAVAPHHSGVYPIHTQLYEAWKSVWGIQVTSTEEYPHLRPARYRRGFIHNGIMVLPRQTCGLFTHTIFYNEYPGGSRELDRSIRGGELFLTVLLNPISIFMTHLSNYGNDRLGLYTFESLVRFLQCWTRLRLQTLPPVPLARKYFDLFPQERSPLWQNPCDDKRHKDIWSKEKTCDRLPKFLIVGPQKTGTTAIHFFLSLHPAVTSSFPSPSTFEEIQFFNGPNYHKGIDWYMDFFPVPSNASTDFLFEKSATYFDSEVVPRRGAALLPRAKIITVLTNPADRAYSWYQHQRAHGDPVALNYTFYQVISASSQAPPALRSLQNRCLVPGYYSTHLQRWLTYYPSGQLLIVDGQELRTNPAASMESIQKFLGLMKIRDSGARDLKVARLVV, from the exons ATGCTCAAGCTGTGGAAGGTGGTACGCCCAGCTCGGCAGCTGGAACTGCACCGCCTCATACTGCTGCTGATTGCTTTCAGTCTGGGCTCCATGGGCTTCTTGGCTTACTACGTATCCACCAGCCCCAAGGCCAAGGAACCATTGCCCCTCCCCTTGGGAGACTGCAGCAGTGGTGCGGCAGGTGGTCCTGGCCCCGTAAGGCCTCCAGTCCCTCCCCGGCCCCCCAGGCCTCCAGAGACAGCGCGAACTGAACCTGTGGTCCTTGTGTTTGTGGAGAGTGCATACTCGCAGCTGGGGCAGGAGATTGTGGCCATCTTGGAGTCTAGCCGTTTTCGTTACAGCACTGAGCTGGCACCTGGCCGAGGGGACATGCCCACACTGACTGATCATACCCGTGGCCGGTATGTCTTGGTTATTTATGAGAACCTGCTCAAGTATGTCAACCTGGATGCCTGGAGTCGGGAACTGCTAGACCGGTACTGTGTGGAGTATGGTGTGGGCATCATTGGCTTTTTCCGAGCCCATGAGCATAGCCTACTGAGTGCCCAGCTCAAGGGCTTTCCCCTTTTTCTCCATTCAAACTTGGGGCTTCGGGACTACCAAGTGAATCCTACAGCTCCACTCCTGCATCTCACACGTCCCAGCCGCCTGGAGCCTGGGCCACTGCCCGGTGATGACTGGACCATCTTCCAATCCAACCACAGCACTTATGAACCAGTGCTTCTCGCCAGCCTTCGGCTGGCTGAGCCCCCTGTGCCAGGACCAGTGCCTCGTCGGGCCCGGCTTCCCACTGTGGTGCAGGACCTGGGGCTTCACGACGGCATCCAGCGGGTGCTCTTCGGTCACGGCCTCTCCTTCTGGCTCCACAAACTAGTTTTCGTCGATGCCGTTGCATACCTCACTGGCAAGCGCCTCTGCTTGGACCTTGACCGTTACATCTTGGTAGACATCGATGACATCTTTGTGGGCAAGGAAGGTACCCGCATGAAGGTGGCTGATGTTGAG GCCCTGTTGACCACCCAGAACAAACTCAGGACCTTAGTCCCCAACTTCACCTTCAACTTGGGCTTCTCGGGCAAGTTCTATCATACTG GGACAGAGGAGGAGGATGCTGGGGACGACATGCTGCTGAAGCACCGCCAAGAATTCTGGTGGTTCCCCCACATGTGGAGCCACATGCAGCCACATCTGTTCCACAATCGCTCCGTGCTGGCTGACCAGATGAGGCTCAACAAACAGTTTGCTCTG GAGCATGGGATTCCCACGGATCTGGGGTATGCTGTGGCCCCCCACCACTCCGGCGTGTACCCCATCCACACACAGCTCTATGAAGCCTGGAAATCTGTGTGGGGCATCCAGGTGACCAGCACTGAGGAGTACCCCCATCTCCGCCCTGCCCGCTACCGCCGTGGCTTCATTCACAATGGCATTATG gtgCTGCCGCGGCAGACGTGTGGTCTCTTCACTCACACAATCTTCTATAATGAGTATCCAGGAGGCTCTCGTGAACTCGACCGGAGCATCCGAGGTGGAGAACTCTTTCTGACAGTGCTGCTTAATCCG ATCAGCATCTTTATGACTCATCTGTCTAATTATGGAAACGATCGGCTGGGCCTGTATACCTTTGAGAGCCTGGTGCGCTTTCTCCAGTGCTGGACGAGGCTGCGCCTACAGACCCTTCCTCCTGTCCCTCTCGCACGAAAGTACTTTGACCTCTTCCCTCAAGAGCGAAGCCCCCTTTGGCAG AATCCCTGTGACGACAAGAGGCACAAAGACATCTGGTCCAAGGAGAAAACCTGTGATCGGCTGCCCAAGTTCCTCATCGTGGGACCTCAGAAGACGG GGACCACAGCTATTCACTTCTTCCTGAGCCTGCACCCAGCTGTGACTAGCAGTTTTCCTAGCCCCAGCACCTTTGAGGAGATTCAGTTCTTCAATGGCCCTAATTACCACAAGGGCATTGACTG GTACATGGATTTCTTCCCTGTCCCTTCCAATGCCAGCACTGATTTCCTATTTGAGAAAAGTGCCACGTACTTTGACTCAGAGGTTGTACCACGGCGGGGAGCTGCCCTCCTGCCACGAGCCAAGATCATCACTGTGCTCACCAACCCTGCTGACAGGGCATACTCCTGGTACCAG CATCAGCGAGCACATGGAGACCCAGTTGCTTTGAACTATACCTTCTACCAGGTGATTTCAGCCTCCTCCCAGGCCCCTCCAGCACTTCGTTCCCTACAAAACCGTTGTCTTGTCCCTGGCTACTATTCCACTCATCTACAACGCTGGCTGACTTACTACCCCTCTGGACAG TTGCTGATTGTGGATGGGCAAGAGCTGCGTACCAACCCAGCTGCCTCAATGGAGAGCATCCAGAAGTTCCTGG GTTTGATGAAGATAAGGGATTCTGGTGCCAGGGACTTGAAGGTGGCAAGACTCGTTGTCTAG